A segment of the Bos taurus isolate L1 Dominette 01449 registration number 42190680 breed Hereford chromosome 19, ARS-UCD2.0, whole genome shotgun sequence genome:
aaaacaaaaacttcctccacttttcatactgttaaccTTTCCTGttttcaactttgtttttccttttttcttataatccctctttttttcaaaatgcttCAGTTATATCAGGCACATAAAAATGTATAGATAATCTCACAGCAAACTTCAATGCTCACTACCTAGGTTGGTTTGGGGGGCTGCTTtgctttttccctccctcctcctcctacaCATTCACTACATGTGTATGTCCATTTATAATACAGATATATGTTTTTCATGCTTTTAAATTCTATGTAGATGGACCCATAGTCTAGGTATCCTGATATAACCTGGTTTTTTTTAGCCCAACACTTTATGAGTTTTATCCACGTTGATATAGACActctaatttattcatttttactgcTGTGTAGTATTCTACTGCCACAATGGACTTACCTATTTTCCTgataatggacatttagattatttctcaCCTTGTTTTAAATTGTAAAGGTAATAAGTGCACATATTCTCACTGTAAAATATTCAAATCATGTAGGGTACTGAATAAATAATGGAAACCTCCCTTTACCTACTTCTCTATCTCAAAATTTACCACCATGACCACCTATGTGTATTCTGCCAGCCCTTTTTCTAGGCATTAACATATGCATATTTGAGGTGAGGAGGATTTGGGAACCCatgaaggggaaaaaacacaATCCCACATAACTCCTTTGTTCTAAAACCTTCAGTAACTCCAGTGTCTGCTGGATAAAAGCCACACTCCCCATTCTGGCACTCAGGGCCTCGTGTCTCAGTTCCCCAGTCCTCAGGCAGCCTGTACAGGGTCTTACTGAACCAGCGTTCCTCTGAGAGCCCACGTGTTCCAGACCTCGGTCAGAGAGAGCAGGACAGGGGTCAATCCTGAGTCTCATGCCCCGCCCGCACTAGCCAAGTTAGCCCGCTCATGGGTGCCACTTCCACTTCTGAGAGGCTGGCTCCAGTGTCCTCCCTGACTTGAGAAACAAACTGCTCTGCAGACAGTGGGGTCTGGAGGCCTCACTTGGTAGACAAAGGATGGTGCATTATAATTATGTTTTCACTTAGCAGTTCACTTCTCTGCCACACTCGCTAACTAAGATCCAGGAAGAAAATGCCAATTGGATTCATGAGCTTCGCCTCTCCCACTAATGGGGTCAGGCTCTGGCGGCCATTATTGCACAGAGGCTCCGGGAGAAGCAAACACACAGGCGAGACTTCACCGCCACTTATGAGGCAAGGGCTGCGCAGAACCCACATTCCCTAATGTGGGGGATCGACATACCTCCCTCAGCATCCAGGCCTGAAGCTTCTGAACCCTGACTTTAAGGCCGGGCACACTGAAACTTGTCGGAGAGACCTAGCCACAGGGAGTTCCTAGTCTGAGAGAAACCCAGTTCCTGTCCTTAGGAAACTCTTGACCTGACGACAAACTATCAGGGAATGCCGGAAATGACTTTCTTTAACCTGGCTTtcctgtaaaatagggatgagAGTTATTGTTTAACTATAGTATTAATGGCAATCATAATAGCCACCATTTACTAAGGCCTACAATGTGCCTGATGCTTCATGAAGTTCTTTTATGCACTATCTCATGTAAACATCTCTACAACCTTTTGAAGTAAGtatattattattcctattttatggtGAAGGTCAGAAAGGTTAGATGTCTGAGTTTACACACTGTTAAGTGATGGGGTCAGAATTCAAACCCGGAGTCATCTTAGACACTACACTTTgcttctactcttttttttttcccctaataaaaGTCTTTTTTCTTCAATTAATTTGCTTCTCTTGACTTCTACCCTTCTTGTAGATAAACACCGCCCCCCCCTCCCAGCCACTGTGCACATTTGTCTTTCCTCATAGAATTTAATTGTGAAAAAGATGTGGGTAGGTGGGGGCCAGGGACCTGGGGAGAAAGGTGATGGAGAAGGGAGATGGAATAAGAAGTCCCAGGGCCATAGGCCTGGGCCAAGAAGCACCTTTGATGGTGGGTGAGGGGTCTCATGAAAAGGGCAAGAAAGGAACTGTTTTCAATCATTCTCAGGACGCAAGAATTTCTGGTACTGGGCCACCTATACCTTCAGGCCCTCTCAGAAATCCTTGGGATATTATTGACAGGCAACAAACACCGCCAAATTGTCTGCCATGCCTACACAATGTGTGGGCACAGAGGGTTATGGCTTCATTTGCTCCATCTATAATCCATGTGTAGAGACCCTCTTTTCCGAACCCAAAGTGTTCTGTCTAGGTCAAGTGTCTGAAGTGTGCGtgcatgtgttcagtcactcagtcgtgtcctactctctctggccccatggacaggctctttcatccacagaattttccaggcaagaatactggagtgggttgccatttcctactccaggggaccttcccgacccagggatggaacctcgtctcttgccatctcctgcattggtaggcggattctgaAGTGTACCCATACTGTAACCACACTGTAAACATGGGTAAAGAGGGCCCAGGATTCTTATTCTCTCCCCCAGATACCACTGCCATGGCACTTTCCACACTGTTAAAAATGTTACAATGCTTGTCTGTTTTTTTCAGCTGTGTTGTGGGGCAACTCCCACGTTGTAAGGTCTCATCAAATCCAGAATCAATGGATGAATGCATTAATGTAATCTCAAAGATTcgcagtgaaactaagccattgCCGGTGAAAGGGTCCAAGCCCAGGGTGCAAAGATTATTGCCCCAATTCCACACTCCGGGCTACTTGTACCAGGAACCACCCTGCCCCCTCCACTGGAACGACCACGCTGCGCATTCCAGGGAGGCTCGCCTCCTCTGGCGGCCCAGCTTCCCTTTCTCCTCGcgtctttctgtccaagggacagGCCGTGAGATTAGGACTCAGCTCTGGCCCCTTCCGGATCCGCCAACGCCAAGCTCTAGAAACGCGCGCGCGGAGGTGGGGTGGGCGAGTGGATTGGGCTTCAAAAGGAGCCTCCACATGGGGGCGCTGGAAGGGCGCGGGAGAGACTGAAACAGGGTCTCTGTGGCGTCCTCCGGGCTGGGGAACCCAGAGAGCCAGCGCCCCCGGTCCCCTTCCCGTTCcggcccgccccgcccctgccccggcTTGCGTTTGCGTTCTCAGCCGCAGGGAAAGAGGCCGATCAGGCTCCGGGCTCCGCGGCTTCACAGCTGGACGGCCTCGCCCGAGGCACCCAGCCTCCCCGAGCCGGCCGGTAAAGTGGGGATAGTCTTTCCACCTCCTTTGGACGCAGTCGGCGCTCAGGAAACGTCAGCTTCCTGCCCGCATCCCGCCCTCGGCTCGTGTTTCCCTCTTCCTAGCTGTCCTCCCTCCTGCGTCCTTTCCTCTCTCGGCTCCGCAATCTTAGCCAAACCGCAGCCTTTAACAATCGTGCGCGCCCACCCGGCGCCCGGGCAGCCTCGCCGCGGCCGCGACTCACCTCGCGGCCCGCCCGCCCCCGGCGctgcccccgccccagccccgcgCTCTGCCAGCTCCAGAGGCCTCGGCCCGGCTCAGCAGCGGCTCCCCAACCCCCCGCCGGGCCGCGAGGATCGGGCGAGGAGGGACCCGCAGGCCAGGGAAGTGCCCGGGTGGCCGAGGGCACCGGGCGGGGCGGCGGGCTCGGCAGCCCGGCCGAGAGCGCCAGCCTGACCGCAGCCCGAGGGCAAAGCTGCAAATAGCCGCGGTTTCCAGCTGGTGCCCGGCCTCCCTCCCAGCCTTCCGGACCTTCGGgattttctctcccttcttcctgccGCCCTCTCCTCTACCCTGTGACCCCTGCCCCGTCCCCGCTGTGCCCCCACCACACTCTGTCAAACTGGGGCCAGGAGACCAGCGCTAAGGTCCAGGGTTCCAGAGGTAGAATAATCACAAAACTTAAGTTAGGACTAACTCAACTCATGCTATGTGCAAGTCACTGTGCTGAACTCTTTAAGGATGGGCATTCATAAAACACTTACCACCACCAGATGAGGGTTGGCTCCAATTTGCAGATGGagaaattgaagctcagagagggccCTTGGGTCCTAAGGTCACTGGGTTTCAACCTGCAGAATGGGAAGCCATCTCCCCTGTCTACAGGTGAATGCTGTTACTCTGCCTCCAGCCATGGACTGCTTGCTCTTGTGGGAAAGTGGAAAGCAGCTGACCAGGGACCGGGGATGCTAGTCAACCAGTAATTCTCAGTGTAACCTAGACCAAGCCCAACCTGCTGGCTTGTGAAATCCAGTGTCAGTTTCCACGTCTGTAAAGTGAAGGGGCCATTCATCTCTGTACGGAAAAACTTGTTAACAAAAGTGGAGAACCAAAGTGGACTGTAAGTTATTAAGTGCCCTGCCCGTGGGAAAGTTGGCTGGGGGCTGTGTAGATTCAGACCCACAAACTAGGGTTGACTAGGTCAGAAGGGGCTGAGCTGGGGAACCTGCATTTTAGCAAATGCAGGGATTCTGAAGCCATCAGGGTTTTGGGGgggttgttttcattttagcTGCTCTGTGTCTTCATTGTGGTGCCTGGACTCTCTGTTGCTATATGCTGGCTTcgctagttgtggcactcagacTTTTCTTGTTACGGAGATTGGGCTCTAGAGAGCAGATTCAGTAGTCGTggcgcgggcttagttgccccaaagcatgtgggatcttagttgcttgaccagggatcaaacccgtgtcccctgcattggaagtaggcttctcaaccactggaccaccaaggaagtccctaaactATCAGGTTGGGATTCACCAAGGAGATTCctgaaaaggagagaaagtaaCGTGGCCTTGCCTAAACCTCCACATTTGCCCTTATAACATCTCTGCCTTCACTGGCCTGGGCGTGGAGTGATTGCATGTTTCTTAAGGAcccactgtgtgccaagcacGCATATATCACAGCCCCACTCTCAGAGCGCTCGTGGCATAATAGAGCAGCGTGGCAGGGCTGTCTTCAGCCCAACTGACCCTGTGGGAGAAATGGAGCCAGACACCTTCGTGCAGGGGGTGAAGCTTCATGCCAGGCTGTACTGCACAATGAGAGAGCGAGGGCCAGGTTCTGCCTGCACTCCCCCGGTCAGCAGCCTCCTCAGCGCAGGACACGACCTGCTCAGCCTCTGACCACGTCCTGTGCAGAGCTGTGAGAGATATGAGTGGGAGACATTGGGAAAGCCCAGGAAAGGGGCCAGTTAATTCTTGCTGGAgtcaggaaagagaaaaactctACTGGGGGTGACCACTAAGCAGACCTTTAACAAGTGGGAGTTTACCACGTGGAAAAGGAAGTCCAGGCAGAGAAACAGCTAAGGACAGTGTGTAGGGGCGGGGAATCTTATCCTGTATGGGAACAGGTGGGGAAGCTGTCTGCAGGCAAGAAATGGGCAGACTGAGGACATGGAGCACAGCCTTCTCTCCCCTCCACCTCTTGCTGGCACAAGCAAACTGAATGCAGCTTATCTGCCAACCAGAGTTCTTCTTTCCTAGAGGCTGTGAGATGCTGTTGGGCAGGGACAGTGCCTTATTCATCTTCTGTCGCCCAGTGCCTCACCCAGCGTCTATAATAGTTAATGGGTATTAAATATTTACCATCATGCACTGTGCTAAGTGCCCCACACGCATTATCTAATTTCATCCTCAAACAACTTTGGAAATACGTGCTATTAATaatctcattttactgatgaggattCTACGTAAcatgcctaaggtcacacagctatttaGTGAGGGCCCTGGGGATGGAATTCACAGCTCTCCGACCACAGGACCCTTGTTCTATATCTGTTGGACTAAGTGGAGAAGGGCTCTGAATTCCATGCTAGGGAGCTTGAACTTTACACCATGGGCAATGGGGAGACACTGGACGGTTGTAAGCAGGGAGAGACGGGTCAGGTTAGGGCTTTGAAAAGACCACTTTGACAGCAGTGGGAAGATATTTTAGAGCTGATGACATTTGAGCAAGAGGCCATTTTTCTGGCAAATCCCAATTCctccttgtattttttttaagtcttgtcTTATCTCTTAGGGCAAGACTTATacgcacagtacatcatgcaaaatgctggactggatgaagcataagctggaaccaagattgcagggagaaatatcagtaacctcagatatgcggataagtaacctcagatatgcggataacaccacccttatggcagaaagcaaagaggcactgaagagcctcttgatgaaggtgaaagaggagaatgaaaaagctggctcaaaactcaacatttggaaaacaaagaccatggcatcgggtcccatcacttcacggcaaatagatagggaaacaatggaaacagtgacagactttattttcttgggttccaaaatcattgcagatggtgactgcagccatgaaattaaaagatgtttgttccttggaagaaaagctatgacaaacttagccagaggcattattttgctgacaaaggtctgtctagacaaagctatggttttaccagtaatcatatatggatgtgagagttggactataaagaaagctgagtgccaaaaaattgatccttttgaactgtggtattggagaagactcttaagagtcccttggacaccaaggagaccaaatcagtcagtcctaaaggaaatcagtcctgaatattcattgcaaggactgatgctgaagctgaagctccaatactttgaccacttgatgtgaagaactgactcactggaaaagaccctgatgctggctgggaaagattgaaagcaggaggagaaggggatgacagaggatgaaatggttggatggcatcactgacttgatggacatgagtttgagcaagctctgggagttggtgatggatagggaagcctagcgtgctgcagtcatggagtctcaaagagtcagacaggactgagcaactgaactaaactgatctcTTAGGGCAAGACATGGCGGGGAATGCCAAGGAAGGGGTGCAGTGACAGGAAAGGGAGACTAGTGGTAGAATACTAAGTTCTGGGGAGAGGCCTCTCCTACAGGGGAAGGAAGAAACCAGGCAGTTCCCCCTCTCCATTTCCAAGATGCCAAGGCCCCCTCGGGGCTTCTAGTCAGGAAGCCAAAAGCACTAGGCCCTACACACTGCCCCATTGTGCACCTGCCTCCTGGGGGAATGCGGCCAAAGGTAAGGTGGTGTTGCAACAAAGATCAGCTGCTGGGGGCGGCAGTGGAGGAGGCCTGGTCCCTTCTCTGGGCAGCTCATGATATCACTGGCTTTTCCAGCAAGTGGGGTGGGGAGTTACAGGAAATGGCCTGGGGCATCAGATAAGCTGAAGAAAGAGGCCGAGTAGCTGGAAAGACGGAACAGGTGGAGCTTCCCCCACCTGCTGAGAGGAGCCAGAGAGAGGACCAAGCCTGCTTGAGGCAGTCTTTGGGCTGAGAGGGGTCCCCTAGGGTCCCAAGATGCTGCTCTGCGTCACCTTGCTTCTCCTCCTGGGGCTGTCTGCATGCACTGTGGCAGGTGACAAGGAACTGGCAATCAATGCTGAAGTTGGCTCCTGGGTGGCTGTGACCCTGGAGGTAGGTACCTTTGGGGAAAGCAGGGCATGATAGCAAGAGAGCAGGCTGTACACTGCATGGTAGGGTGTCTGCCTCCCCTCTCTGGGCATGTTCAAGGCTGTTGCCCCTGGCCTGATAGACCTCCAAAGAGATGCAAgcgtattttgttgttgttcagtcgctcagtcctgtccgactctttacgaccccatggactgcagcatgtcaggcttccctgtccttcaccatctcccagagcttgctcaaactcatgttcatcaagttggtgatgccatccaaccatctcatcctctgtccccttctcctcctgccttcaatctttcccagcatcagggtcttttccagtgagtcagttcttcacatcaggtaatcaaagtattggagcttcagcttcagcatcagtccttccaatgaatattcaggactgatttcctttaggattgactgatttggtctccttgctgtccaagggactctcaagagtcttcttcaataccacagttcaaaaggatcaatttttgggcactcagccttctttatagtccaactctcacatccatacatgactactggaaaaaccatagctttgactagacagaattttgtcagcaaaataatgtctctgcttcttaatatgctgagtttgtcatagcttttcttccaaggagcaagcatcttttaatttcatggctgcggtcaccatctgcagtgattttggagcccaagaaaataaagtctgtcactgttatctatttgccatgaagtgatgggacccaatgccatgaactttgttttcaaatgttgagttttgagccagctttttcattctcctctttcaccttcatcaagaggctcttcagtgcctcttcactttctgccataagggtggtgttatctgcatatctgaggttactgatatttctccctgcaatcctgactccagcttgtgcttcatccagtctggcatttcccatgatgtactctgcatataagttaagtaagcagggtgacaatatgcagccttgacatactcctttcccaatttggaaccagtctattgttccatgtccggttctaactgttgcttcttgacctgcatacaggtttctcaggaggcagataaggtggcctggtattcccatctctttaagaatttcccacagtttgttgtgatccacacagtcaaaggttttagcgtagtcaacgaagcagaagtagatgcttttctggaatcctcttactttttctatgatccaatggatgtttgcaatttgatctctggttcctctgccttttctaaatccagcttaaacatctggaagttctcggttcacatactgttgaagcctaacttggaaaattttgagcattactttgctagcatgtgacattAGTGTAgttgtgcggtaatttgaacattctttggaattgcctttcttgggattggaacgaaaactttttccagtcctatggcaactgctgagtttttccaaattttctggcatattgagtgcagcactttcacagcatcatcttttaggatttgaaatatctcaactggaattccatcacctccactagctttgttcatagtcctaaggcccacttgacttcgcattgcaggatgtctggctctaggtgagtgatcacaccatcatggttactgGGTTGTTAAGatttcttttgtatagttcttctgtttattcttaccacctcttcctagtatcttcttctgttaggtccatactgtttctgtcctttattttgcccatctttgtgtgaaatgttcccttggtatctctaattttcttgaaaagatgtctagtctttcccattctattgttttcctctatttgcattgatcacttaagaagcctttcttatctctccttgctattctctggtctctgcattcagatggatatatctttccttttctcctttgccctttgcttctcttcttttctcggctatttgtaaggcctcctcagacaactattttgcctttttttttgcatttctttttcttggggatggttttgatcaccgcctcctatacaatgtgaacctccgtccatagttcttcaggcactctatcagatctaatcctttgaatctatttgtcacgtcacctgtataattgtaagggatttgatttatctcatacctgaatggcctagtgatatATGGAATTAACAGTATGTGTGTTCATGCTTCATTTAACAAacttatttaacatatacatGTTCCTGACACTGTCCTAAATGCCTCATAAATATtaacccatttaatcctcatcTGCACCTTGTGGGAAAGGCACCATTTCTATCCCCATAtcacagatagggaaactgaagcATAGAAAGGTCAAGCAGTGCGTCCAATATTACACAGCGTCAAAAGCACAACTGTACACCTTGCCCAATGTCTTATTCTGTGTATCTGTGCCTCGGAGGACATTGTCCAGCACATCCTTTCAAGGGGGTCAACTTGGAGTGGGATCACTGTTTTGTCTCATGTGTAGAAACTTATTCCCTGACAAGTAGTGGTTTGATTGCCAGCCTCTCCTACTAAGCTGACCTGAGTGCTGTCACTGGGAAGAAATCTCACAGCTAGAGACACAGCGTCTGTGCCCCACCCCATCTAGTCAGAGAGACAAAGATCCTGGCCTCGGAGGTTCCCATCAGACAGGGGCACGAGGCCAGTGGACTAGAGACACACAGGCAAAGTGCTCAGGGAAAGCCTCCGGGAGGGCAGATGGGACAGGGCTGGGCCTGCTCCCCCTAATCCGGGGACAGTGAGGACACTGGGGCTGCAGGACAAGCCATCAAGTAACAGCTATGCCTGGTGGCTTTCCTTCTGGTGGGCTTCCTTCCTGGTTTGTCTGAACGTGGAAGTGTGTGCCTTTGAGAAGACAGCAGGCTGAGGAGATAAAGGTTCAAGTCTCAGCTTCTCcaccgactctgtgtgacctggggacatcagtttcctcacttgtaaaatgggagAGGGGGGGAAAAAGATGGCCCCCAAGGTTTTTTTTCCAGCTCTGACTTGGAGTCTGTGCCCATCAGGGGACATGGCCCAGGCGCTGGGAAGCTGTGTAATAGGGACCACTCTACACGGTTACGTGGGAAACATCATCGATTTCAACCAGTGCCTTGTGGGGCTTTCCATGCTGCAGCTGCATCTGAAGCTTCTTCTTGGCTCACTCTCATTTAACATCCCTCTACTTCCCAAGACACAGAATTTGGGATATAGGAACCATCTCATCTGAATGAGGAATGATGCCTCTGTTAGGGATGATCTGATTTTCTCCCTTGCTCTCAGGACTCCCAGTTAGCCCTGGAGCTGGGGATTTGAGTTAAAGGGGTAAGAAGAGCTTCTGGTCAGGGCAAGAGTCCTTCCTGAGTAAAAGACACCTCCCAACGGGCCCCAGAAACCTAATgggtgggagaaaagaaaaaaacattctgtcCAGCTTGCATTTGAAGACTGCCTTTTACCAAGGCAAAGTGCTTTTCATAAGCTTTTCAGAAATGGGTCCAAATCTCCAAAGACACTTTTCCGGTTCCTGGCCAGGCTAGATGACTCCAGCCTGAGACAGCTGCCCCAGCCATTGATGTCCTGGAGAAGAGACAGACTGGAAGTGACTGAATTAGTCCAAGGCTTAGAAAACAATCCACTCCTGATCCCAAAAGCTGGGATAAGCTGGGAGAGCCGAGGGGGTTTCCACTTCACCCCAGCCAGGTCCCTGCTTGTCCCTGAAGCTTCAGGGCTGCCCCTGGGGAAACTGGGAATGGAAGAGCCCGTGACCCAACCCCGTGTTACTCTAGGGCTCTGGTCACCTGTCTCACccttcctggaaaaggaaacccCATCCTCTTCCCTATTCCCAGACTATCAGAGAAAGGGCCTTTCGTTCACCATCCTGCATCCCATACATGCTGAGCTCctgtgtgtaccaggcactgtgccaggtaTTGGGGATACAAAGACATGAAGATGGTCTAATGACTGTCACCCACTATCACTTTCTCCACTAGCAAGCATCGCTCAGTCTCAGCAGAGCCAAGCAGGCCCTTCATCAGAGGCTCCAGGGAAGGAGAGGCCGTTGGCCAAGGTCACAAAGGTTAATGGAGAAATGAGAACTTAAATCTATAGTCCTTGGTCCAGAACTTTTACCCCACCAGCTGAaggatgagggacttccctggtggcttagagggtaaagcattcacctgcaatgtgggagacccgggttcaatccctgagttgggaagatcctctgggggaagatcccctggagaaggaaacggcaacccactccagtactctcgcctggaaaatcccatagatggaggagcctaggaggctgcagtccatggggtcacaaagagtcggacacgactgagtgacttcactttgagcTTAAGGATGAAAATGTCTTTGCCTGAGGGAGTGGCCTCTGCCCCAGGCCACATGCCATGAGAGGCCCAGGTTAAATCCAGGACGATGAGGGGAGtgccagagggagagagaagagcagGAGTCTAGAGTCAGACTGAGTTTGGATTCTGACTCTACCACTTcctgtatgaccttggacaagtcacctaATCACAAACCTGTGTCCCCATCTGTAGATGGATATTTCACATGGTGGTTGTGAAGCGTAAATGAGATTATGCCTGGAGTGTCTGAGCCTTTGAGTTAGATGACCTGGGTTCGAGGCTGGCTTCATCTCACATCCTGACTGGTAATccctctgagccttagtttccatctgtaaaatggagacccAAATAGTACTTTCTTTATGTGGTTTTGGTAAGGATTGTGTTAATATATGAAAGTGCTTAGGAACACTTTAACGTTAGCCATTTATTACTGCTGTTATTATTTGCAGTATTGTATAAAATGTGAGGAGATCAATGCCAGCGCAGAGCATGGGTTATTGAGATTGTTATTgttcagactgttttgttgtcAGCCTGCCCTCAACTCTAAGGAACTCTCTGCTTCTTCAGGTAGATGTCATCCCCAGCATCCTGCTTCAACTCCGGAACGTGAAGAAGGGGAAAGCCAGCCAGTTCTTTGGGCTAATGGGGAAGCAGGTAGGAGGTGAGTGACAGATGTGGGCGGACACCCAGGGATAAAGGCTTATGGGTGGGTTCTGTTACCCCAAACAGAGGCCCTAACTTAAAGCCCAGGACTCAGCATCCCTTACTCCAGTCCAGTAGTGGTCACTCACGCTATGGAATGGGATACAGTGTCCATATCAATTGTTATCCAAATCAGGACATTTCAGAGAGTGTTAATTATGCCAGGCAACAGGTAAAACCACTCCAGCACCTGGGGAGTGCAGTGACCCTAAGGGTGGGGACAAATATTTTGCACCCTGCTGGTGCCCTTCCTTCAGTACTGTGGAGGTCTATGGAGAGAGGTGGTAGAACTTGAGATCTGCCTCTGATGTGAGTAAACCCAAAGACTAAGCTTTCTGTGAGATTCTGTTTGGTTCAAGTAGAATTATTAAAATGAATCTATGTTCCCTGAGGGCACTCTCGACATGAAATCTGTATCCTGGGaggacaaagaggaaaaaagtctGAACAGAGAGCAGTTTTCTTATTGacaactaaatttttaaaagtggttTTTGTGAGGATATGAAAAAACTGGCACTTACATAcactttaatacactg
Coding sequences within it:
- the TAC4 gene encoding tachykinin-4 isoform X3; its protein translation is MLLCVTLLLLLGLSACTVAGDKELAINAEVGSWVAVTLEVDVIPSILLQLRNVKKGKASQFFGLMGKQVGGIPPIQSEGTGYQREPVVQGRGGATTEALFPGKEAENHGSE